In Fusarium oxysporum Fo47 chromosome XII, complete sequence, one DNA window encodes the following:
- a CDS encoding NRAMP family gives VIGFAIALNLLFPKVPLVAGCAISIADVMVILLFYNPDKSMRGLRIFEYFILCLVMGVVICFCIQLSLIQNTSVGEVFKGYLPSKSIVEQQGLYQACGILGATVMPHSLYLGSGIVQPRLREYDVKRGLVPRRPSPSSTSGNQVSEKTYYIPSLEAIQSSLKTSIAELAIALFTFALFVNSAILIVAGASLYKNPDAVDADIFSIHDLLASSISPAAGILFALALLLSGITAGIVCTIAGQMVSEGALNVKMRPWLRRLMTRSISITPSIIIAGAVGRSGLNAALNGSQVALSIVLPFVTAPLIYFTSRNKFMTVRFGPARLQVEGQPTLVTGHRNEGDDVKMRNAWYTTAIAVVIWLIIAIMNVANLVLLGEGQ, from the exons GTAATCGGCTTTGCAATCGCACTTAACCTTCTCTTCCCAAAAGTCCCTCTAGTCGCAGGATGCGCCATTTCCATCGCAGATGTCATGGTCATTCTACTCTTCTACAACCCTGATAAGTCTATGCGAGGTCTCAGAATATTCGAGTACTTTATTCTGTGCCTGGTTATGGGAGTGGTCATATGCTTCTGTATTCAGTTGTCGTTGATACAGAACACTTCAGTCGGGGAGGTGTTCAAAGGCTATTTGCCATCAAAGAGCATCGTTGAGCAACAAGG GTTGTATCAGGCATGCGGTATTCTGGGCGCGACAGTCATGCCGCACAGCCTGTACCTAGGCTCAGGCATTGTTCAACCTCGACTACGCGAATACGATGTCAAGCGAGGACTCGTCCCTCGCCGCCCATCCCCAAGCAGTACATCCGGCAATCAGGTCTCCGAAAAGACCTATTATATCCCATCGCTCGAAGCTATCCAATCCTCACTCAAGACTTCCATAGCTGAGCTTGCCATCGCTCTCTTCACCTTTGCGCTCTTCGTCAACTCGGCTATCCTGATCGTTGCCGGTGCCTCTTTATACAAGAACCCAGACGCCGTTGACGCCGATATCTTCAGCATACACGATTTGCTCGCATCGTCAATCTCCCCCGCGGCGGGAATCTTGTTTGCACTGGCTCTGCTGTTATCTGGCATCACGGCGGGTATTGTCTGCACTATCGCCGGCCAGATGGTCAGCGAGGGTGCTCTCAACGTCAAGATGCGTCCTTGGTTACGACGATTGATGACAAGAAGCATTAGCATCACGCCGAGTATCATTATCGCTGGTGCAGTGGGTCGGTCTGGTCTGAACGCTGCCCTCAACGGCTCGCAGGTGGCCTTGAGTATCGTTCTTCCCTTTGTCACAGCACCTCTCATTTACTTCACGAGCAGGAATAAGTTCATGACTGTTAGATTCGGTCCTGCACGACTGCAAGTTGAAGGACAACCAACGTTGGTGACGGGACATAGGAATGAAGGGGATGATGTGAAAATGCGAAATGCATGGTATACTACTGCTATTGCAGTTGTGATATGGTTGATTATTGCCATTATGAACGTAGCTAATCTGGTGCTGCTGGGCGAGGGACAGTAG
- a CDS encoding Alpha/Beta hydrolase protein, whose amino-acid sequence MTSQLWSSTPWINSGDTLHKRRVPYIQDATYLHTLDIWQPKSLGGSSLPTADVLPQGKGPWVIYIHGGAWRDPLVDSSSFEATALKLLSYKDTPIAGVASVNYPLSSHPNHTTHPAPPRGSSGPVDFARQAKHPDHIIALLTAISFLQNDLGVAHDYVLSGHSCGATMTFQTVMNPNHWLGNAKGISVPKVKKPRVIAPLNGLYDLAAFINNPPESHKQLQQLYTDFTKNAFGDDEAVWKAVCPTSVADWSTEWSEGKVVVIAQSKGDGLVPYAQTELMKDHLRKTSALELVEMKASGDHNDLWKQADEIVYIIKCAIGYLTKL is encoded by the coding sequence ATGACGTCACAGCTCTGGTCCTCAACTCCATGGATTAATTCTGGTGATACATTGCATAAGCGCCGTGTTCCATACATACAAGATGCAACATACCTACACACTCTCGACATTTGGCAACCAAAATCTCTCGGAGGGTCTTCACTCCCGACAGCAGACGTGTTGCCTCAAGGCAAAGGTCCTTGGGTCATCTATATCCACGGTGGGGCATGGCGAGACCCCCTTGTAGACTCGTCGTCCTTTGAAGCTACTGCCCTCAAGCTCCTGAGCTACAAAGACACACCTATCGCAGGAGTCGCATCTGTCAATTATCCTCTTTCAAGCCATCCCAATCATACTACGCACCCCGCACCACCTCGTGGTTCTTCGGGGCCTGTTGATTTTGCCCGACAAGCGAAGCATCCTGATCACATAATCGCTCTACTCACGGCTATCTCATTTCTGCAAAATGATCTTGGAGTAGCTCATGATTATGTTCTGTCAGGTCACAGTTGCGGTGCCACCATGACTTTCCAGACAGTAATGAATCCTAATCACTGGTTGGGTAATGCAAAGGGAATTTCGGTTCCAAAGGTGAAGAAACCAAGGGTCATAGCTCCTCTTAACGGACTATATGATCTCGCTGCCTTTATCAACAACCCGCCAGAATCTCATAAACAACTCCAACAACTGTATACCGACTTCACAAAAAATGCATtcggtgatgatgaggcgGTCTGGAAGGCTGTCTGCCCTACCAGTGTTGCAGACTGGAGCACAGAGTGGTCTGAAGGCAAGGTCGTCGTTATCGCCCAGAGCAAGGGAGACGGTCTTGTCCCTTATGCACAGACTGAACTTATGAAGGATCACCTCAGAAAGACGTCAGcgcttgagcttgttgagatgaAAGCTAGCGGTGATCACAATGATCTATGGAAGCAAGCCGATGAGATcgtatatattataaagtgCGCAATCGGGTATTTAACCAAGCTCTGA